TCCGGCATCGAGCAGCCGGTTGATCGTACCTGATCACAGGGGGGGACGCCCGAGCCAGCTCGGGGCCTGGGGTGGCGGAGTCGCGGTTACTGCTTGAGCCAGGAGAGGTCCGGAGGTTGGCCTTTGGCGGCGGCGATGGCGTCGTCGACGATGGGGAAGGTGGGCTGGCCGCGGAGGCGGCAGGTCTGGCGCACGGTGAGAATCCGTTCGACCCAGCGGCAGCCCTTTTCGCTGTAGGTGCCGAGGGATCGCTTCCGCCAGAGGACGGCGAA
The Thermodesulfobacteriota bacterium DNA segment above includes these coding regions:
- a CDS encoding IS66 family transposase, with the protein product FAVLWRKRSLGTYSEKGCRWVERILTVRQTCRLRGQPTFPIVDDAIAAAKGQPPDLSWLKQ